In the Alphaproteobacteria bacterium genome, CCCAAAGGTGGAGACATCGCACACGCCGACGCTGCGGCGCGTCGTGGTCACTTCGCGGCTGACGGTTTCGAGCCAATCCTTCTCGCCGGCGCGCGGGTAGTACTGCGCCCGAATCCATGCGCCGGTCTCGATAAACACCGCGCCTTGTTCCGTGGCCCATTGATGCGAGGGCGTGAGGCGAATGGGGCGGAAGCCGCGGCCGCGATGATGGCCCGCCATCGCACCGAAGCTCACCGGCACGTAGGGTGGCCGGTAGGTCGTGGTGCCGACCTCCAGAATGCTGCGGCCGGACAGTTCGGCGAGGATCGCAAGCCCGGTGACGTTCGCGATCTTGCCCTGGTCGGTCGCCATACCGAGCGTGGTGTAGCGCTTGAGGTGCTCGACGGCGCTGAAGCCTTCGCGGTCGGCGAGCGCGATATCGTTCACCGTCACGTCGTTCTGGAAATCGACGAAAGCCTTGGCGCGGCTTTCCTTCACATGCCACAGCGGTGCAATTGCCGCGGGCTCGTCGTCCGCGCGCGGCCGCGCGATCGAGGCCATCGGATATCCGCACTCGACCGCCGCCATGGCGCCCGCCGCCATGCCGCCGGTGAGGCACTGGCCAAGCGTCAGCGCGCCGTTCGCCGCACCGGCTACATGCATGCCCTCCGGGATCGAGCCGGGCGTGAACGCGGCGATCTCCTCGGTCCACACCGGTTTGCCGCCGAGATGACAGGTCAGATGCACCGCGGGATTCCAGCCGCCGGACACTGCAAGCGCATCGCACTCGATTTTGGTCGTGCGGCCGTTCCCGATCACGTCGATCGCCGTGACGCCGAGCCGGCCGTGCACGTGCGAGACCTGCGCGCCGGTGATCGCCCGGATGCCGAGCGCCTTGAATTCGCCGGGCGGCTCGGCGCGCGCGTCGATGACGGCTGCGATCTCGATCCCGGCCGCATGCGCTTCGGCCGCCGTGCGCCAGCCGTCGTCGTTGTTGGTGAAGACAGCGATGCGCCGCCCGGGCGCCGCCGCATAGCGATTGATATAGCCGCGCACCGCACTCGCCAGCATCACGCCGGGGCGATCGTTGTTACCGAACGCGATTCCGCGCTCGTGCGCGCCCGCCGCCAGCACCGCGCGCTTCGCCACGATCTTCCACACCCGCTGGCGCACCTCGTGCTCAGGCGGCAGGAGCACGTGATCGTTGACGCGCTCGATCCCCGCGTACTGGCCGTGGTCGAACACGCTGGTGACTGTCGTGCGGCGCATGATCCGCACGTCGGGCATCGATGCGAGCTCGGCCTCGACCTGCGCAGCCCATTCGATGCCCGGCTTCGCGTCGATCTCGGTGCGTTCGTCCAGCAACCGGCCGCCGAGCCGGAAGTCCTCATCGCACAAGATCACGCGCGCACCGGCACGCGCGGCCGCAAGCGCCGCCATCAGTCCGGCAGGCCCCGCGCCGATCACCAGCACATCGCAATGCGCGAAGGCCTTCTCGTAGTGATCCGGATCCTCGGTGCCCGCCGCGCGGCCGAGCCCCGCCGCGCGCCGGATCAGCGGCTCGTACACCGCCTCCCAGAATTTCGCGGGCCACATGAAGGTCTTGTAGTAGAACCCCGCGGGAAGGAAGCGCGCGAGTGCGTTATTGATCTCGCCGATATCAAACGTCAGCGACGGCCAGCGGTTCTGGCTGCTGGCGACCAAGCCTTCGTAAAGCTCCGCGGTCGTCGCGCGCGAGTTCGGCTCGCGCCGCGCGCCGGTGCGCAGCTCGACCAGCGCATTCGGCTCCTCGGAGCCCGCTGTGAGGATCCCGCGCGGCCGATGATACTTGAACGAGCGTCCGACCAGCGTCACGCCATTCGCGATCAGCGCGGAGGCGAGCGTATCGCCGGCAAACCCGGAATACGTTTCGCCATCGAATGAGAACGACAGCGGCTGCGCGCGGTCGATCAGCCCGCCGCTTGCGAGGCGATGCGCGCTCACGCCTCGGCTCCACGCTGCGCGAATTTCACCTCGCCAATCTCATGCGTGCGCGTGTTGCGCGTGACGATCAGCCATGCGCGGCAGCCGCTGCCGTGAAACCAGAGCTCCTGGCGCAGGCCGGACGGATTCTCGCGCAGGTAAACGTAATCGTGGAACGCCGGCATCGCGTCCGGCGCAGCCGGGTCGGGGCGTTGCACGGTCGCGTCGCCGAGGTAGGTGAACTCCTCGTTGCCGCGTGGACCGCAAAAGGGACAGGGGATACGCACGCCGACCTCAATGCAAATTCGGCTGGGCGCCTGCGCCCTTTTCGTCGATCAGCGCGCCACTCATCGTGCGATCGAGCCGCATTGCGGCGGCCGTCGCATGCGGCTCGTCGCGTGCGATCAGATGCGCGAAGCACCAGCCGGACGCCGGCGTCGCCTTGAAGCCGCCGTAGCACCAGCCGCAATTGAGACAGAGGCCCTCGACGCCCGTGCGGTCGATGATCGGAGAGCCGTCCATCGACATGTCCATCAGCCCGCCCCACTGGCGCAGCATGCGGATGCGCCCGAGGCCCGGCCAGAGCGCCATGCCGGCCTCCATCACGTCCTCTATCACCGGCATGTTGCCGCGCCAGGCATACGAGTTGTAGCCGTCGATATCGCCGCCAAAGACGAGCCCGCCCTTGTCGGACTGGCTGATGTAGAAGTGTCCGGCGCCGAACGTCACCACGCTGTCAATCGCCGGCTTGATGCCCTCCGACACGAAGGCCTGCAGCACATGGCTCTCGATCGGCAGCCGCAAACCGGCAAGTGCCGCGACGCGCGAGGTGTTGCCGGCGACCGCCATGCCGATCTTCTTCGCCTTGATGACGCCGCGCGTCGTGTCGACACCGACGACGCGGCCGTTGCGGATGTCGAAGCCCGTCACCTCGCAGTTCTCGATGATGTCGACGCCGCGCATATCGGCGCCGCGTGCGTAGCCCCACACCACGGCGTCATGCCGCGCCGTGCCGCCGCGCCGCTGCAACAACCCGCCTTGGATCGGAAAACGCGCGTTCTCGAAATCGAGATACGGCACCATGCGCCGTACCGTAGTCCGGTCGAGCAGCTCGGCATCGACGCCATGCAGCCGCATCGCGTTGCCGCGCCTCGCATAGGCGTCGCGCTGCGCGTCTGAATGATAGAGGTTGAGCACGCCGCGCTGGCTCACCATCGCATTGTAGTTGAAGTCCTGCTCCAGCCCCTCCCAGAGCTTCATCGACAGCTCGTAGAAGGCCTCGTTGCCGGGCAGCAGATAGTTCGAGCGGATGATGGTGGTGTTGCGCCCCGCATTGCCGGAGCCGATAGTGCCCTTCTCCAGCACGGCGACATTGGTGATGCCGTGCTCTTTAGCAAGGTAATAAGCGGTCGCAAGGCCGTGCCCGCCCCCGCCGACGATCACCGCATCGTACTCCGCCTTCGGCTCGGCCTTGCGCCAGGCAGGCTGCCAGCCGATATGGCCGCGCAACGCTTGCCCCAGCAATGAGAAGACGGAGTATTTCATTCGGTCCCCTGCCC is a window encoding:
- a CDS encoding sarcosine oxidase subunit alpha family protein — translated: MSAHRLASGGLIDRAQPLSFSFDGETYSGFAGDTLASALIANGVTLVGRSFKYHRPRGILTAGSEEPNALVELRTGARREPNSRATTAELYEGLVASSQNRWPSLTFDIGEINNALARFLPAGFYYKTFMWPAKFWEAVYEPLIRRAAGLGRAAGTEDPDHYEKAFAHCDVLVIGAGPAGLMAALAAARAGARVILCDEDFRLGGRLLDERTEIDAKPGIEWAAQVEAELASMPDVRIMRRTTVTSVFDHGQYAGIERVNDHVLLPPEHEVRQRVWKIVAKRAVLAAGAHERGIAFGNNDRPGVMLASAVRGYINRYAAAPGRRIAVFTNNDDGWRTAAEAHAAGIEIAAVIDARAEPPGEFKALGIRAITGAQVSHVHGRLGVTAIDVIGNGRTTKIECDALAVSGGWNPAVHLTCHLGGKPVWTEEIAAFTPGSIPEGMHVAGAANGALTLGQCLTGGMAAGAMAAVECGYPMASIARPRADDEPAAIAPLWHVKESRAKAFVDFQNDVTVNDIALADREGFSAVEHLKRYTTLGMATDQGKIANVTGLAILAELSGRSILEVGTTTYRPPYVPVSFGAMAGHHRGRGFRPIRLTPSHQWATEQGAVFIETGAWIRAQYYPRAGEKDWLETVSREVTTTRRSVGVCDVSTFGKIEIEGADAAVFLDRVCANTFSTLPVGKARYALMLREDGFVQDDGTVARLAPERFVMMSTTANAARTMQHLEFCHQVLWPSLDVQLVSVSEQWAQFAIAGPRSRDVLRKVIDEKFDVSDKALPHLGAREVTVGGIGARLYRLSFSGELAYELAVPAGYGDALIRAIMAAGEEFAITPYGTEALGVMRIEKGHVSGNEINGQLTARDLGLGRMVSAKKDCIGRVMAQRPALLAEDRPAFAGFRPVDRKARLRAGAHFLPVGAAARIENDQGYMTSVAFSPMLGHWIGLGVIERGPQRIGERVRAYDPVRNGDVEVEICNPVFFDTEGARLDG
- a CDS encoding sarcosine oxidase subunit beta family protein; protein product: MKYSVFSLLGQALRGHIGWQPAWRKAEPKAEYDAVIVGGGGHGLATAYYLAKEHGITNVAVLEKGTIGSGNAGRNTTIIRSNYLLPGNEAFYELSMKLWEGLEQDFNYNAMVSQRGVLNLYHSDAQRDAYARRGNAMRLHGVDAELLDRTTVRRMVPYLDFENARFPIQGGLLQRRGGTARHDAVVWGYARGADMRGVDIIENCEVTGFDIRNGRVVGVDTTRGVIKAKKIGMAVAGNTSRVAALAGLRLPIESHVLQAFVSEGIKPAIDSVVTFGAGHFYISQSDKGGLVFGGDIDGYNSYAWRGNMPVIEDVMEAGMALWPGLGRIRMLRQWGGLMDMSMDGSPIIDRTGVEGLCLNCGWCYGGFKATPASGWCFAHLIARDEPHATAAAMRLDRTMSGALIDEKGAGAQPNLH
- a CDS encoding sarcosine oxidase subunit delta, whose translation is MRIPCPFCGPRGNEEFTYLGDATVQRPDPAAPDAMPAFHDYVYLRENPSGLRQELWFHGSGCRAWLIVTRNTRTHEIGEVKFAQRGAEA